One window of the Novosphingobium sp. KACC 22771 genome contains the following:
- a CDS encoding TetR/AcrR family transcriptional regulator, with amino-acid sequence MADKSAHKARVRERILDEAAAALRAGGTEGLSVANLMKRAGLTHGGFYAHFENRDDLVAHAIDRMFQDSAGMVQRFLGEADDLDGLIDFYLSEQVMRRHDRGCPLPWLAGEAPRMPEAARARFQAGIAAMEQAIAAALIRRGRDTGEASLLAASLVAEMVGAMALARAYGDGPKALATLAAARQAIARLLAR; translated from the coding sequence ATGGCTGACAAAAGCGCCCACAAGGCCCGCGTGCGCGAACGCATCCTTGACGAGGCCGCCGCCGCTCTGCGCGCCGGGGGCACCGAGGGGCTGAGTGTGGCCAATCTGATGAAGCGGGCGGGCCTGACCCATGGCGGATTTTACGCCCATTTCGAAAACCGCGATGATCTGGTCGCCCATGCCATCGACCGCATGTTTCAGGACAGCGCCGGGATGGTTCAGCGCTTTCTGGGCGAGGCGGACGATCTGGACGGGCTGATCGACTTCTACCTTTCGGAACAGGTCATGCGGCGTCATGATCGCGGCTGCCCGCTGCCCTGGCTGGCGGGCGAGGCGCCGCGCATGCCAGAAGCCGCCCGCGCCCGTTTTCAGGCCGGGATCGCCGCCATGGAGCAGGCCATTGCCGCCGCGCTGATCCGCCGCGGGCGCGACACGGGGGAAGCATCGCTGTTGGCCGCCTCGCTGGTGGCCGAAATGGTGGGTGCAATGGCGCTGGCGCGCGCCTATGGCGATGGCCCCAAGGCCCTTGCCACGCTGGCCGCGGCCCGTCAGGCTATTGCGCGCCTGCTGGCCCGCTGA
- a CDS encoding TonB-dependent receptor has protein sequence MRKIHQTAVSLAGIAIALACGTGVAQAQQAPAAAPAAEEPGAIVVTGLRKSLADAVGIKRNTQGVVDAITSEDIGKMPDTNLAESIQRIPGVSIDRSNNEGSRVTVRGFGPEFNLVTLNGRSMPGSGTGGTRSFDFSNISADGVSGIDVFKTGRADVASGGIGSTIDIHTARPFDRNGLRASAQVKGTDDTSRSGFHVTPEFSGLVSDTFADDRIGILLNGSYSERDSQLQSAYTRGWLNNVDLGTATITDNRTNKSGPTWAPQDANWAVENHHRTRINGQAVLQFKPTDTIVGTIDYTYALYKDHALKNSFGAWFGYGGALTSATIDKNGTMTNLVDAGSDLSYTGTDDQQRNQLGSLGGNVKWQPFDNLTVVADAHHSVNNSTDESQFYIVGQDQNYSIYKIFDSTKTTIPTTTWTFQPPYNVNNLNTALITPLFGQHNLSRQRTAVDEAKLETEWRNNGDSGLRAIKVGVNYKQTKTGFTVFNSGNISNGYYDPRLDGALPSSLFTKVNSSSLLKGLSGGGSDILVPYFYSFNPFAVSQALAGLPNYNGTGPAPAYPSGYGYGTVPATDNLIKERTFSAYAQMQFDADFNGMRFRAQAGVRYEHTSVSSASQQQTPVSVTWNNPTEFQTQFMPGAQIFTAGSSYNDFLPAIDMSLQITKRLVARASYSTTITRADLTKLVSTQVVDANPHVNNRFISSGNPSLLPYTSQNFDLSFEYYIKNNSYFSANYFVKQVSNFITSTTTNVTIPGLTDPGAGALAQKATAEVLAAGQQASPQNIFAQMVADTGQQAFVGQPNDPLITWQLTKPSNGPTVNIHGFEFAGQYVFGDTGFGLQANVSLPAGGARYDNTNILEQFALPGLSKSYNIVGFYEKNGFQTRVAWNHRDAFLAALSQPLYANQPTYTAAYGQLDASASYDINRHATVFIDAVNILGASQSQYGRFTNQFLYAAKGYGRYQVGVRVKL, from the coding sequence ATGAGGAAAATACATCAAACTGCGGTCTCGCTTGCCGGGATCGCCATTGCTCTTGCCTGCGGGACCGGCGTCGCGCAGGCCCAGCAGGCACCCGCCGCCGCTCCTGCTGCGGAAGAACCGGGCGCCATCGTCGTGACGGGTCTGCGCAAGTCGTTGGCCGATGCGGTGGGCATCAAGCGTAACACGCAGGGCGTGGTCGATGCGATCACCTCGGAGGATATCGGCAAGATGCCCGATACCAACCTAGCCGAATCGATTCAGCGTATTCCGGGCGTGTCGATTGACCGCAGCAACAATGAAGGTTCGCGCGTCACCGTTCGCGGCTTTGGTCCCGAGTTCAACCTTGTCACGCTCAACGGCCGTTCGATGCCCGGCAGCGGCACCGGCGGCACGCGCTCCTTCGACTTCTCCAATATCTCGGCCGATGGCGTCTCGGGCATCGATGTGTTCAAGACCGGCCGCGCCGATGTGGCCTCGGGCGGCATTGGCTCGACCATCGACATCCACACCGCGCGTCCGTTTGACCGCAATGGCCTGCGCGCCTCGGCCCAGGTCAAGGGCACCGATGACACCTCGCGCTCGGGTTTCCATGTGACGCCCGAATTCTCGGGTCTCGTCAGCGATACTTTTGCGGATGATCGTATCGGTATTTTGCTCAACGGTTCCTATTCCGAACGCGACAGCCAGCTTCAGTCGGCCTACACGCGCGGTTGGCTCAATAATGTCGACCTTGGCACGGCCACGATCACCGACAACCGCACCAACAAGAGCGGCCCGACCTGGGCGCCGCAGGATGCCAATTGGGCGGTGGAAAACCATCACCGCACGCGCATCAACGGTCAGGCCGTGCTGCAGTTCAAGCCGACCGACACCATTGTCGGCACCATCGACTATACCTATGCCCTGTATAAGGACCACGCGCTCAAGAACAGCTTTGGCGCCTGGTTCGGCTATGGCGGCGCCTTGACCAGCGCGACCATCGACAAGAACGGCACGATGACCAATCTGGTCGATGCCGGTTCCGACCTGTCTTATACCGGCACCGACGATCAGCAGCGCAACCAGCTCGGCTCGCTGGGCGGCAATGTGAAGTGGCAGCCGTTTGACAATCTGACCGTGGTGGCCGACGCCCATCATTCGGTGAACAATTCGACCGACGAGTCCCAGTTCTACATCGTGGGCCAGGATCAGAATTATTCGATCTACAAGATCTTTGATTCGACCAAGACGACGATCCCCACCACGACCTGGACTTTCCAGCCGCCCTATAACGTCAACAATCTCAACACCGCGCTGATTACGCCGCTGTTTGGTCAGCACAATCTCAGCCGCCAGCGCACCGCCGTTGACGAAGCCAAGCTGGAAACCGAATGGCGCAACAATGGCGACAGCGGGCTGCGCGCCATCAAGGTGGGCGTGAATTACAAGCAGACCAAGACCGGCTTTACCGTTTTTAACAGCGGCAATATCTCGAACGGTTATTACGACCCGCGCCTTGACGGTGCCTTGCCCTCTTCGCTGTTCACCAAGGTCAACTCCTCCTCGCTGCTCAAGGGCCTGTCGGGCGGCGGCAGCGACATTCTGGTGCCTTATTTCTACAGCTTCAATCCGTTTGCCGTGTCGCAGGCGCTCGCTGGTCTGCCCAATTACAACGGCACCGGTCCGGCGCCCGCCTATCCTTCGGGCTATGGCTATGGCACCGTTCCTGCCACGGACAATCTGATCAAGGAACGCACCTTCTCGGCCTATGCCCAGATGCAGTTTGATGCCGATTTCAACGGGATGCGCTTCCGCGCTCAGGCAGGTGTACGCTATGAACACACCAGCGTCAGCTCGGCCAGCCAGCAGCAGACTCCGGTCTCGGTGACATGGAACAACCCCACCGAGTTCCAGACCCAGTTCATGCCCGGCGCGCAGATCTTCACCGCAGGCAGCAGCTACAATGACTTCCTGCCCGCCATCGACATGAGCCTGCAGATTACCAAGCGGCTGGTCGCCCGTGCGTCCTACAGCACGACGATCACGCGTGCGGATTTGACCAAGCTTGTTTCAACGCAGGTGGTCGATGCCAACCCGCATGTTAACAACCGCTTCATTTCGTCCGGCAATCCGTCGTTGCTTCCTTATACATCGCAGAATTTCGACCTGTCTTTCGAATATTATATCAAGAATAACAGTTATTTCTCGGCGAATTATTTCGTCAAGCAAGTGTCGAACTTCATCACCAGCACCACCACGAATGTCACCATTCCCGGCCTGACCGATCCTGGGGCGGGGGCGCTGGCGCAAAAGGCGACGGCCGAGGTGCTGGCCGCCGGCCAACAGGCCAGCCCGCAGAACATCTTTGCCCAGATGGTGGCCGATACCGGACAGCAGGCCTTTGTCGGCCAGCCCAACGACCCCCTGATCACATGGCAATTGACCAAGCCCAGCAACGGGCCGACGGTCAACATCCATGGCTTTGAATTTGCGGGCCAGTATGTGTTTGGCGACACCGGCTTCGGCCTTCAGGCCAACGTCTCGCTGCCCGCGGGCGGGGCGCGTTACGACAACACCAATATTCTTGAGCAGTTCGCCTTGCCCGGCCTGAGCAAGTCGTACAACATCGTCGGCTTCTATGAAAAGAACGGGTTCCAGACCCGCGTGGCATGGAACCATCGCGATGCGTTCCTGGCCGCGCTGTCCCAGCCGCTCTATGCCAACCAGCCGACCTATACTGCGGCCTATGGCCAGCTTGATGCCAGCGCCAGCTATGACATCAACCGCCACGCCACGGTCTTCATCGATGCCGTCAACATCCTTGGCGCATCGCAGAGCCAGTATGGCCGTTTCACCAACCAGTTCCTCTATGCCGCCAAGGGCTATGGGCGCTATCAGGTGGGTGTGCGCGTCAAGCTGTAA
- a CDS encoding cupin-like domain-containing protein, which translates to MSSWPAVHLGPDGLLDHLCSISSGLPIPHFVCDPVHRGRFFYEPGYTSFNYRKELTPIAEFVARLRDEAALAEPSALFAGSLALAGYFPGFAQSHDLSPFIPASQFLQSIWIGNRTMTAPHYDNVENIACVVAGRRQFTLFPIEQLPNLYMGPLDLTPAGQPISLVDIRAPDFERFPRYREAQAHGLSAILEPGDAIYIPTLWWHGVESLDSVNAMVNTWWRDVPAYFGSPMTALLSGLLTLRDLPKEQRAAWKVVFDNLVFETNGPAFDHLPDAAHGAFGQLTRNSAAHLREMLLQTLA; encoded by the coding sequence GTGTCATCGTGGCCTGCTGTACATCTTGGCCCTGATGGCCTGCTTGATCATCTCTGCTCCATCAGTTCCGGCCTGCCGATCCCTCACTTTGTCTGCGATCCGGTTCATCGCGGGCGATTTTTCTATGAGCCCGGCTATACCAGTTTCAACTATCGCAAGGAACTGACACCTATCGCCGAATTTGTCGCGCGCCTGCGCGACGAGGCGGCGCTTGCCGAGCCATCCGCCCTGTTCGCCGGATCGCTGGCGCTGGCCGGTTATTTCCCCGGCTTTGCCCAGAGCCATGATCTCTCGCCCTTCATCCCGGCCAGCCAGTTTCTCCAATCCATCTGGATCGGCAATCGGACGATGACCGCGCCCCATTATGACAATGTCGAAAACATCGCCTGTGTGGTGGCGGGGCGGCGGCAATTCACCCTGTTTCCCATCGAGCAATTGCCCAACCTCTATATGGGCCCGCTCGATCTGACGCCTGCGGGCCAACCGATCAGCCTTGTCGATATACGCGCGCCCGATTTCGAGCGCTTTCCCCGCTATCGCGAGGCGCAGGCGCATGGCTTGAGCGCCATCCTCGAACCGGGCGATGCGATCTATATTCCGACCTTGTGGTGGCATGGTGTGGAATCGCTCGATAGTGTCAATGCCATGGTCAACACATGGTGGCGCGATGTGCCGGCCTATTTCGGTTCGCCGATGACTGCCTTGCTTTCCGGCCTCCTTACCCTGCGCGATTTGCCCAAAGAGCAGCGCGCCGCGTGGAAGGTAGTGTTCGACAATCTCGTGTTCGAGACCAACGGTCCCGCCTTTGACCATTTGCCCGATGCGGCGCACGGGGCCTTTGGCCAACTCACCCGGAACAGCGCGGCGCATCTGCGCGAAATGCTTTTGCAGACCTTGGCCTGA
- a CDS encoding GlxA family transcriptional regulator produces MPHIAMVLSPGFQFLALGAQAAFELANLVTDQDFYSLGIYSSKGGMMTSSTGLPLPTVPLAQAGPIDTLLVMAGTTPPPQQDAATLDTLREAAQGARRVAGLCTGAFLLAQMGMLDGRRATTHWSYARMMREAYPDIRVEEDRIFINEGPVWTSAGLTAGLDVAVALVEKDLGADVAGAVARRLVLHHRRAGGQSQHSELLSLAASSDRIQKALIHARTHLTNTLGVEELAEVAALSPRQFSRAFRAETGQSPAKAVEQLRLEAARLLLEDTRHSLEAVAQQTGFVDLRRMREAFMRQYGQPPQALRRLARAG; encoded by the coding sequence ATGCCCCACATCGCCATGGTGCTTTCCCCCGGATTCCAGTTTCTCGCGCTGGGCGCGCAGGCCGCCTTCGAACTGGCCAACCTTGTGACGGATCAGGATTTCTATTCACTGGGCATCTATTCGTCCAAGGGCGGGATGATGACCTCCTCGACCGGTCTGCCGCTGCCCACGGTGCCGCTGGCGCAGGCCGGGCCGATCGACACACTGCTGGTGATGGCGGGTACCACGCCGCCCCCGCAACAGGATGCCGCAACGCTCGATACACTGCGCGAGGCGGCGCAGGGCGCGCGGCGGGTGGCGGGCCTGTGTACGGGCGCTTTTCTGCTGGCCCAGATGGGGATGCTCGACGGGCGGCGGGCCACTACGCATTGGTCCTATGCCCGCATGATGCGCGAGGCCTATCCCGACATCAGGGTGGAGGAGGACCGCATCTTTATCAACGAAGGGCCGGTGTGGACGTCGGCGGGGCTGACGGCGGGACTGGATGTGGCCGTGGCGCTGGTGGAAAAGGATCTGGGCGCGGATGTGGCGGGGGCGGTGGCGCGGCGGCTGGTGCTGCATCATCGGCGCGCGGGCGGACAGTCACAGCATTCCGAACTGCTCAGTCTGGCGGCCAGCAGCGATCGCATCCAGAAGGCGCTGATCCATGCGCGCACGCATTTGACCAACACGTTGGGGGTTGAGGAACTGGCCGAGGTGGCCGCGCTCTCGCCGCGCCAGTTCAGCCGCGCCTTTCGTGCCGAAACCGGCCAATCCCCGGCCAAGGCGGTTGAGCAATTGCGGCTCGAGGCGGCAAGGCTCTTGCTGGAGGACACGCGCCACAGTCTGGAGGCGGTGGCGCAGCAGACCGGCTTTGTCGATCTGCGCCGGATGCGCGAGGCCTTCATGCGCCAATATGGCCAACCTCCGCAGGCGCTGCGCAGGCTGGCCAGAGCGGGGTAA
- a CDS encoding tryptophan halogenase family protein yields the protein MSADLRSIIIVGGGTAGWLTAGILAARLRLPSRGDLSITVVESPGVPILGVGEGTWPTIRQSLQVMGIGEANFLAACDATFKQGSQFVGWREKGAEGTHSYVHPFTPPHRFGEVDLASVWLAAPLAGFDEAVCFQTALCRAGLAPKTRSSPEFEGIGNYAYHFDAGKVATFLKEHCIAHLGVRYLCDDVEGARMDDDGAIVALRTARHGEVAGDFFVDCSGQHGVLIDRVYKVPLVNCRDVLFVDTALAVQVPYPHADSPIASVTLATAQEAGWIWDIGLTSRRGVGYVYSSQYSSDDEARATLERYVRAISGKPLPAEPRRIPINSGYRERFWVGNCAAIGVSSGFVEPLEASSIAMIEVSADHLAQHLTFDREAMAIEAGRFNLKLDQVWRDAIDFLKLHYVLSDRREPFWVANRDARSIPPSLRDNLRLWKNRPPISGDFPLTCQLFGPASYQYILYGMGYATTPGGPSDAHHHLEEVQAMANRLGRVLGPNRDWLAPAQV from the coding sequence ATGTCCGCTGACCTTCGCTCGATCATCATCGTGGGCGGCGGCACGGCGGGATGGCTGACCGCAGGGATTCTGGCGGCACGCCTTCGCCTGCCTTCGCGCGGGGATCTGTCCATCACGGTGGTTGAATCGCCCGGCGTGCCCATTTTGGGCGTGGGCGAGGGCACATGGCCGACCATCCGCCAGAGCCTTCAGGTCATGGGCATCGGCGAGGCCAACTTCCTTGCCGCCTGTGACGCAACCTTCAAGCAAGGCTCGCAATTCGTTGGGTGGCGAGAGAAGGGCGCAGAGGGCACGCACAGCTATGTCCACCCTTTCACCCCGCCGCACCGTTTTGGCGAGGTCGATCTGGCCTCGGTATGGCTGGCCGCGCCCTTGGCGGGTTTCGATGAGGCGGTCTGCTTTCAGACTGCCCTGTGCCGCGCGGGCCTTGCGCCCAAAACGCGCAGCAGCCCGGAGTTTGAGGGCATCGGCAATTACGCCTATCACTTTGACGCGGGCAAGGTGGCCACTTTCCTCAAGGAACACTGCATCGCGCATTTGGGCGTGCGCTATCTCTGCGACGATGTGGAGGGCGCGCGGATGGATGATGACGGGGCGATTGTCGCCTTGCGCACCGCCCGCCATGGCGAAGTGGCGGGCGACTTCTTTGTCGATTGCAGCGGCCAGCATGGCGTGCTGATCGACCGGGTTTACAAGGTGCCGCTGGTCAATTGCCGCGATGTGCTGTTCGTCGACACCGCTCTGGCCGTTCAGGTGCCCTATCCCCATGCCGACAGCCCGATTGCCTCGGTCACTTTGGCCACGGCGCAGGAGGCCGGCTGGATCTGGGACATTGGCCTCACCTCAAGGCGGGGCGTGGGCTATGTCTATTCCAGCCAATACAGTTCAGATGACGAGGCGCGCGCCACGCTAGAGCGCTATGTCCGGGCTATTTCAGGCAAGCCCTTGCCCGCCGAACCCCGTCGCATCCCCATCAATTCGGGTTATCGCGAGCGGTTCTGGGTGGGCAATTGCGCGGCCATCGGCGTATCCTCGGGCTTTGTCGAGCCGCTGGAAGCCTCCAGCATTGCGATGATCGAGGTGTCGGCCGACCATCTGGCTCAGCATCTCACATTTGACCGCGAAGCGATGGCGATTGAGGCCGGGAGATTTAACCTCAAGCTCGATCAGGTGTGGCGCGATGCCATCGATTTTCTCAAGCTGCATTATGTGTTGAGCGACCGCCGTGAACCGTTCTGGGTGGCCAATCGCGATGCGCGTTCTATCCCGCCCTCGCTGCGCGACAATTTGCGCCTCTGGAAAAACCGCCCGCCGATCAGCGGCGACTTTCCGCTGACCTGCCAGTTGTTCGGCCCGGCCAGCTATCAATATATTCTCTACGGCATGGGCTATGCGACGACCCCCGGCGGCCCATCCGATGCGCATCACCATCTGGAGGAGGTTCAGGCCATGGCCAACCGTCTTGGCCGCGTTCTCGGCCCCAATCGTGATTGGCTGGCCCCGGCGCAGGTGTGA
- a CDS encoding putative quinol monooxygenase — protein MTDTTVHLIARLVPKPGKEDALAQTMLALIPKVLTEPGCLAYAAHDSLDAPGVIVMVEAWADQAALDTHAALLKSSGAAARLGDLLAEPVAMERLRAL, from the coding sequence ATGACCGATACAACCGTTCACCTGATCGCCCGCCTTGTGCCGAAACCCGGCAAGGAGGATGCCTTGGCGCAGACCATGCTGGCGCTGATCCCCAAGGTGCTGACGGAACCGGGCTGTCTGGCCTATGCCGCGCATGACAGCCTTGATGCGCCCGGTGTGATCGTCATGGTCGAGGCATGGGCGGACCAGGCCGCGCTCGATACCCATGCCGCGCTGCTGAAATCCAGCGGGGCGGCCGCCCGATTGGGCGACCTTTTGGCGGAACCCGTGGCGATGGAACGGCTGCGGGCGCTCTGA
- a CDS encoding carboxymuconolactone decarboxylase family protein, with product MSLIPHLSDEAARPDVANVFNNARAAMGKVPNLFRVMAQAPAVLDVFWNAKGALGGGVLPASAQEQIAVAIASANGCDYCLAAHTGGARAKGVSAQDAADAQSGRASDPHVAAILTLALAVNADHGRAGAAALEQARAAGLPDAEILETVAHVAVNILTNSINNIVDTTLDFPRVARVTA from the coding sequence ATGTCTCTGATCCCTCATCTGTCCGATGAAGCCGCCCGCCCCGACGTGGCCAACGTGTTCAACAACGCCCGCGCCGCGATGGGCAAGGTGCCCAATCTGTTTCGCGTGATGGCACAGGCGCCCGCCGTGCTGGATGTGTTCTGGAACGCCAAAGGCGCGCTGGGCGGCGGGGTTTTGCCCGCATCGGCGCAGGAGCAGATCGCCGTGGCCATCGCGTCGGCCAATGGTTGCGATTATTGCCTTGCCGCCCACACCGGCGGGGCGCGGGCCAAGGGCGTCAGCGCCCAGGATGCCGCCGACGCCCAATCAGGCCGGGCCAGTGACCCGCATGTCGCGGCGATCCTGACACTGGCTCTGGCGGTCAATGCCGATCATGGCCGGGCGGGCGCGGCGGCCCTTGAACAGGCCCGTGCGGCAGGACTGCCCGACGCCGAAATTCTGGAAACCGTGGCCCATGTCGCGGTCAACATCCTCACCAACTCGATCAACAATATCGTCGACACCACGCTGGATTTCCCCCGCGTCGCTCGTGTCACCGCCTGA
- a CDS encoding SapC family protein: MANFVPLDFAEHRSLRLATGYSASLGDGLGMVGAVPTEIAALANSYPLFFRRSPVTGAYELGVMLGFAAEENLFLVDEGWDAAYVPLVRRCEPFAVQQSPADPGRNTLMIDLDSPRLAQSGGDVLFFSDGRPSERLQAIVDALEALVKGAQQGSDYAAALDALGLIEPVDVRIDLGGGVSHNPSGLFAIAETRLAQLPADALADLHRRGYLGWAYQQAASVGQIANLILRKNRAPHVR, from the coding sequence ATGGCAAATTTTGTTCCGCTGGACTTTGCAGAGCATCGTTCGCTGCGCCTCGCCACCGGTTATTCCGCCTCGCTGGGCGATGGGTTGGGCATGGTGGGCGCGGTGCCGACCGAGATCGCTGCGCTGGCCAATTCCTATCCGCTGTTTTTCCGCCGCTCCCCTGTCACGGGCGCGTATGAACTGGGGGTGATGCTGGGTTTTGCGGCGGAGGAGAACCTGTTTCTGGTCGATGAAGGCTGGGATGCCGCCTATGTTCCGCTGGTGCGCCGCTGCGAACCCTTCGCGGTCCAGCAAAGCCCGGCCGACCCCGGCCGCAATACGCTGATGATCGACCTCGACAGCCCGCGCCTCGCTCAGAGTGGCGGTGATGTGCTGTTCTTTTCCGATGGCCGCCCGTCCGAACGCCTGCAGGCCATCGTTGACGCGCTTGAAGCCTTGGTAAAGGGCGCGCAGCAAGGCAGCGACTATGCAGCGGCGCTCGATGCGCTGGGCCTGATCGAGCCGGTCGATGTGCGGATCGATCTGGGCGGCGGGGTCAGCCACAATCCATCGGGCCTTTTTGCCATTGCCGAAACGCGTCTGGCGCAACTGCCCGCGGATGCCCTGGCCGATCTGCATCGGCGCGGGTATCTCGGCTGGGCCTATCAACAGGCCGCCTCGGTCGGCCAGATCGCCAATCTCATCCTGCGCAAGAACCGGGCGCCCCATGTCCGCTGA
- a CDS encoding SDR family NAD(P)-dependent oxidoreductase produces the protein MTPTNTIAQGTALITGASTGIGAIYADRLARRGHDLILVARNREKLQTLAARISDATGRAVEVVAADLGTAADLARVEDILRRDASITALVNNAGIGTHSSLLDSDVERMEAMIRLNVLALTRLTYAAAPGFVARGRGTIINIASIVAVAPELLNGVYGGSKAFVQAFTTSLHHELADKGVRVQAVLPGATATDFWEIGGLPVENLPSEIVMRADDMVDAALVGLDRGEVHTIPALEDAALWQAFEAARAALGPQLSARRPAARFGLGAN, from the coding sequence ATGACCCCGACCAACACCATCGCCCAAGGCACCGCTCTTATCACCGGCGCCTCCACCGGCATCGGCGCCATCTATGCCGACCGCCTCGCCCGCCGCGGCCATGATCTGATCCTGGTTGCCCGCAACCGGGAAAAGCTGCAAACGCTGGCCGCCCGGATTTCCGATGCCACGGGCCGCGCGGTCGAAGTGGTGGCCGCCGATCTGGGTACCGCCGCCGATCTGGCCCGCGTGGAGGACATCCTGCGCCGCGACGCCAGCATCACCGCTCTGGTCAACAATGCCGGTATCGGCACCCATTCCTCGCTGCTGGACAGCGATGTGGAGCGCATGGAGGCGATGATCCGCCTCAACGTGCTGGCGCTCACCCGGCTGACCTATGCCGCCGCCCCCGGCTTTGTGGCGCGCGGACGCGGCACAATCATCAACATTGCCTCGATCGTGGCGGTGGCCCCGGAATTGCTCAACGGCGTCTATGGCGGATCAAAGGCCTTTGTTCAGGCCTTCACCACCTCGCTCCATCATGAGCTGGCCGACAAGGGCGTGCGGGTTCAGGCCGTCCTGCCCGGCGCGACGGCGACCGATTTCTGGGAAATCGGCGGCCTGCCGGTGGAAAACCTGCCCAGCGAAATCGTGATGCGCGCCGATGACATGGTCGATGCCGCGCTGGTCGGGCTCGACCGGGGCGAAGTCCACACCATCCCCGCATTGGAAGACGCCGCGCTGTGGCAGGCGTTTGAAGCCGCCCGCGCCGCGCTCGGCCCCCAGCTTTCCGCCCGCCGTCCCGCCGCGCGCTTCGGTCTGGGCGCGAACTGA
- a CDS encoding SDR family oxidoreductase, translating into MKLTDNTIFITGGTSGIGRALAEALHKLGNQVIISGRRRALLDEVTAANPGMAAIELDVSDPASIAAAAQEAVTRFPKLNVLFNNAGFMPFDDPAGAVDDAMLESLSATNFLGPIRMSAALIEHLKAQPEATILYTTSVLAYVPLAGNAAYSATKAALHSYALSQRFALRDTGVRVQEIAPPWVDTDLIYKSGDPRAMPLDAFVEQTLAALAGDEPEVLVEAVRPLRDNVGSGEHGLVHAFNQSLVDNPIPVGA; encoded by the coding sequence ATGAAACTGACCGACAACACCATCTTCATCACCGGCGGAACCAGCGGCATCGGGCGCGCCTTGGCCGAGGCGCTGCACAAGTTGGGCAATCAGGTGATCATTTCGGGTCGCCGCCGCGCCTTGCTGGATGAAGTGACCGCCGCCAATCCGGGCATGGCCGCCATCGAACTCGACGTTTCCGATCCGGCCAGCATCGCGGCGGCGGCGCAAGAGGCCGTGACCCGCTTTCCCAAGCTCAACGTGCTGTTCAACAATGCCGGTTTCATGCCTTTTGACGATCCGGCGGGCGCGGTCGATGATGCCATGCTCGAAAGTCTGAGTGCCACCAATTTCCTCGGCCCGATCCGCATGAGCGCGGCGCTGATCGAACATCTCAAGGCGCAGCCGGAGGCGACCATTCTTTATACCACCAGCGTGCTGGCCTATGTGCCGCTGGCGGGCAATGCGGCCTATTCGGCCACCAAGGCGGCGCTGCACTCCTATGCCCTGTCACAGCGCTTTGCCCTGCGCGACACGGGCGTTCGGGTTCAGGAAATCGCGCCGCCATGGGTGGATACCGATCTGATCTACAAGAGCGGCGATCCGCGTGCCATGCCCCTTGATGCCTTTGTCGAACAGACACTGGCCGCTCTGGCCGGGGATGAACCGGAAGTTCTGGTCGAGGCGGTGCGGCCCTTGCGCGACAATGTGGGATCGGGCGAGCATGGGCTGGTCCATGCCTTTAATCAGAGCCTTGTCGACAATCCGATCCCTGTTGGCGCCTGA